In one window of Meiothermus sp. DNA:
- a CDS encoding PIG-L deacetylase family protein yields MRLLAVFPHPDDEIGVSGTLAKHVLRGDAAKILWLTRGELASQFGDTPPEEVARIREGHGHAVAKMIGAEAEFLNFADSSLTGGREEALAIARVVASWKPDVVVTWNPHDVHPDHRAAYWATLSALKFCRIPKLVGEPYRKPVRLLHYYRSDIPRPVVYVDVGEEGQAVADRVFGFYRDFYQWEYSLEAFRANRSRLGAEVSVKFAERFQAEAPLAHPFLG; encoded by the coding sequence GTGCGTTTACTTGCTGTCTTTCCTCATCCCGACGACGAAATAGGGGTTTCCGGTACCCTGGCCAAGCACGTCTTGCGCGGCGACGCGGCCAAGATTCTCTGGCTCACCCGAGGGGAGCTGGCCAGCCAGTTTGGCGATACGCCCCCCGAAGAGGTAGCCCGCATCCGCGAGGGACACGGTCATGCGGTGGCTAAAATGATTGGCGCAGAGGCTGAGTTCCTAAATTTTGCCGACTCGAGCCTGACCGGTGGCCGCGAAGAGGCCCTGGCCATAGCTCGGGTGGTAGCGAGCTGGAAGCCTGATGTGGTGGTGACCTGGAACCCCCATGATGTGCACCCCGACCACCGGGCGGCCTACTGGGCCACCCTCTCGGCGCTCAAGTTTTGCCGCATTCCCAAACTGGTGGGCGAACCGTACCGCAAGCCCGTGCGCTTGCTGCACTACTACCGCAGCGATATTCCAAGACCTGTGGTCTATGTGGACGTGGGTGAAGAGGGTCAGGCGGTAGCCGACCGGGTCTTTGGCTTTTATCGCGACTTCTACCAATGGGAGTACAGCCTGGAGGCATTCAGGGCGAATCGCTCGAGGCTGGGGGCTGAGGTTTCAGTAAAGTTTGCGGAGCGTTTTCAGGCAGAGGCTCCGCTGGCTCATCCTTTTCTGGGTTGA
- a CDS encoding chloride channel protein, translating into MQIGALILYSAFVGALTGVFAAGFVFVLGVIERYLLGETLGYLPPGLPGEGGLSQIFRGPAFWWLALLLPLVFAASSYLGSGRGLGWLLAAYRAGRPVRASEYFRGIIGSLVQLGAGSPLGREGPMAALGLWVGSVMGRRIPLGESSRFLPFAGMAAGFASAFHAPMAGALLASEIVYRGLALEVGALAPALIGALAGFTVYGLFHGYGPLLELPPGPLEWPQLFFGLAIGLVCAGVGTLWLEAERFLQRFLRRLTFGVRHALFGLVLAGVLLLMPEAIGSGLPWVQLGTSPILTLPFLGLLFLVQLALLILGGGVRAYGGQLTPALTLGGLSGLILAQLLGQIFTSIAPSPETAALVGMASLLAGIARAPFAAVVLAGEIGGYSLLPLTLIAAFAAYTFTSPRGSFEVEELNPEKDEPAEPLPENAPQTLLKPQPPASSDSP; encoded by the coding sequence ATGCAGATCGGTGCGCTTATCCTGTACAGCGCTTTTGTGGGGGCCCTGACCGGGGTTTTTGCCGCCGGGTTTGTGTTCGTGCTGGGGGTAATCGAGCGCTATCTGCTGGGCGAAACCCTGGGTTACCTGCCCCCCGGCCTGCCGGGCGAGGGCGGCCTTTCCCAGATTTTTCGCGGGCCTGCCTTCTGGTGGCTGGCCTTGTTGTTGCCGCTGGTGTTCGCCGCCTCGAGCTACCTGGGCTCGGGCCGGGGGCTGGGCTGGCTTTTGGCAGCCTACCGCGCGGGGCGCCCGGTACGGGCCAGCGAGTATTTTCGGGGCATCATCGGTTCGCTGGTACAGCTTGGCGCGGGTTCCCCCCTGGGCCGCGAGGGGCCCATGGCCGCGCTGGGCCTGTGGGTTGGCAGCGTGATGGGGCGGCGCATCCCGCTGGGCGAGTCGAGTCGGTTTCTGCCCTTTGCGGGCATGGCGGCGGGGTTTGCCTCGGCCTTCCATGCGCCCATGGCCGGCGCACTCCTGGCCAGCGAGATTGTCTACCGGGGGTTGGCTCTCGAGGTCGGTGCTCTGGCTCCAGCACTGATTGGAGCCCTGGCCGGATTTACGGTTTACGGGCTTTTTCACGGGTATGGACCGCTGCTCGAGTTGCCCCCGGGGCCGCTGGAGTGGCCGCAGCTTTTCTTTGGCCTGGCGATTGGTCTGGTGTGTGCTGGAGTGGGCACCCTGTGGCTCGAGGCCGAGCGGTTTCTACAACGCTTTTTGCGGCGTCTCACCTTCGGGGTACGCCATGCCCTCTTCGGGCTGGTGCTGGCGGGGGTCTTGCTTTTGATGCCGGAGGCCATCGGTAGCGGACTGCCCTGGGTTCAGCTTGGCACGTCTCCTATTCTGACGTTGCCTTTCCTGGGGTTGCTCTTCCTGGTGCAGCTCGCCTTGCTGATTCTGGGTGGCGGCGTAAGGGCCTACGGCGGGCAGCTCACCCCGGCCCTAACCCTGGGCGGCCTTAGCGGGCTAATTCTGGCGCAGCTGCTGGGCCAGATTTTTACCTCCATCGCACCCTCTCCCGAAACCGCCGCCCTGGTGGGCATGGCCTCCCTGTTAGCAGGCATCGCCCGCGCACCCTTTGCAGCGGTGGTGCTGGCAGGTGAAATTGGGGGTTATAGCCTGCTACCCCTGACCCTCATTGCCGCTTTTGCTGCCTATACCTTCACCAGCCCACGGGGTAGCTTTGAAGTGGAAGAGCTCAACCCAGAAAAGGATGAGCCAGCGGAGCCTCTGCCTGAAAACGCTCCGCAAACTTTACTGAAACCTCAGCCCCCAGCCTCGAGCGATTCGCCCTGA
- a CDS encoding heme-degrading domain-containing protein: MNLEQDLKVLAEQEARLRFEQFNAATAWVLGQQLKLAAEQLHSAIAMDISFFGQPLFFYAMPGATPDNAEWIRRKRNVVQRFHRSSYAVGLMLKHKEVGLEERGLDARDFAVHGGSFPIFVKGVGCLGAITVSGLPQREDHELVVEVLANYLGVPYEELALDP, encoded by the coding sequence ATGAACCTGGAACAAGACCTGAAGGTGCTTGCTGAACAGGAGGCCCGCCTGCGCTTCGAACAGTTCAATGCTGCGACCGCCTGGGTGTTGGGACAGCAACTCAAATTGGCGGCTGAGCAGCTCCATAGCGCCATTGCGATGGATATTAGCTTCTTTGGACAGCCGCTCTTTTTTTATGCCATGCCGGGCGCTACCCCCGACAACGCCGAATGGATACGGCGCAAGCGCAATGTGGTGCAGCGTTTTCACCGCAGCTCCTATGCGGTGGGCCTCATGCTGAAGCACAAAGAGGTCGGTCTCGAGGAGCGTGGCCTGGACGCGCGCGATTTTGCTGTCCACGGCGGTAGCTTTCCTATCTTTGTAAAAGGGGTGGGTTGCCTGGGGGCCATTACGGTCTCGGGGTTGCCGCAGCGCGAAGACCACGAGCTGGTGGTGGAGGTACTGGCCAACTACCTGGGTGTCCCCTACGAGGAGCTGGCCCTCGACCCATGA
- a CDS encoding aminotransferase class V-fold PLP-dependent enzyme, giving the protein MSGMGSIRFGREMLRHWPLDPAITYLNHGTVGATPKKVLAEQQALREEMERQPARFLLRELSALSGASSRPVPRLREAAEAVARFVGARGQDLVFVDNATTGVNAVLCSLDLRPGDEILITNLAYGAVANAARFVTERAGARLVMVELPFPLSNRAQTVSAFAEALTPRTRLAILDHITSETALVLPLAEMAACCRAAGIPVLADGAHAPGAIPLDIPSLGVDYYTGNLHKWALAPKGCGFLWAAPERQPDLHPPVISWGLGQGFTQEFDWVGTKDPTPYLSAPAALDLLREWGLAAIRDYNHRLAWQAALMLTSRWGFEPPAPEAMVGCMVTVPLPGSLGKTREQAARLQYALLYEHRLEAPILCRDERLWVRISAQVYNELEDIERLARAVENYR; this is encoded by the coding sequence ATGAGCGGCATGGGTTCCATCCGCTTTGGTAGGGAGATGCTCCGGCACTGGCCGCTTGACCCAGCCATCACCTACCTCAACCACGGCACGGTGGGCGCCACCCCCAAAAAAGTTCTAGCCGAACAGCAAGCCCTGCGGGAGGAGATGGAGCGACAGCCCGCGCGTTTTTTGCTCCGGGAGCTGTCGGCCCTGTCGGGCGCCTCGAGTCGCCCGGTGCCCCGGTTGCGCGAAGCCGCCGAGGCGGTGGCCCGGTTTGTGGGCGCTAGAGGCCAGGATCTGGTGTTTGTCGACAACGCCACCACCGGGGTCAATGCGGTGCTGTGTTCCCTGGATTTGCGGCCAGGGGACGAAATTCTGATTACCAACCTGGCCTATGGCGCGGTGGCGAACGCAGCCCGCTTTGTGACCGAGCGGGCTGGGGCCCGCTTGGTGATGGTGGAGTTGCCATTTCCGCTCTCCAATCGGGCGCAAACTGTATCGGCTTTTGCAGAAGCCCTAACCCCCCGCACCCGTCTGGCCATCCTTGATCACATTACCTCCGAAACTGCCCTGGTGCTGCCGCTGGCCGAGATGGCGGCTTGCTGCCGGGCGGCTGGGATACCGGTGCTGGCTGATGGTGCCCATGCGCCGGGGGCCATACCGCTGGACATTCCCAGCCTGGGCGTGGACTACTACACCGGCAACCTGCACAAGTGGGCCCTGGCCCCCAAGGGCTGCGGATTTTTGTGGGCTGCCCCGGAACGTCAGCCAGACCTTCACCCGCCCGTAATTTCCTGGGGTCTGGGGCAGGGCTTCACCCAGGAGTTCGACTGGGTGGGCACCAAAGATCCCACACCTTATCTGTCCGCGCCAGCAGCCCTGGATTTGCTTCGGGAATGGGGCTTGGCGGCCATACGCGACTACAATCACCGCCTCGCCTGGCAAGCGGCCCTGATGCTCACAAGCCGATGGGGATTTGAACCTCCCGCGCCCGAGGCGATGGTCGGGTGTATGGTTACCGTGCCCCTGCCTGGGTCTTTGGGAAAAACCCGCGAGCAGGCAGCCCGGTTGCAGTACGCCCTCTTGTACGAGCACCGGCTCGAGGCCCCCATTCTGTGCCGGGATGAGCGCTTGTGGGTGCGGATCTCAGCCCAGGTCTATAACGAGCTCGAGGATATTGAGCGCCTGGCCCGTGCCGTCGAGAACTATCGGTAA
- a CDS encoding amidohydrolase family protein, with the protein MLNGGLVVVGQHIAATGPLTDLRKTYPQAPLVHKGKALTPPVVNAHTHLDLTAVPYFRGSYTDFIKHVIDHGSKRTEEAALQGLNELQTLRVGGFGDIVYRPEIVEWLLEHSPLPGVAYLEVIQRNPAQADEVARRVAHRLTKWRKRNGAVRVGLSPHTPYNVSPALLKKLVEIARLEGFPLQMHVAESPDETLLMTQGTGPLQEIPLQYGFAAYENPPGLTPVRYLAELGVLGPHLTVVHGVRVDEEEVQMLAQSGTKVVACPRSNEGLACGQMPWALYLKHRLEPALGTDSRSSSPDLDVRNEALFLWERVDPRVLVRAATRNGYRVLGLEAPRITRGTPVSQVQSW; encoded by the coding sequence ATGCTAAATGGCGGCCTGGTGGTGGTGGGCCAGCACATCGCGGCCACAGGCCCCCTGACCGATTTGCGAAAAACCTATCCCCAAGCACCCCTCGTTCATAAGGGCAAAGCCCTCACGCCGCCGGTGGTCAACGCCCATACCCACCTGGATCTGACCGCGGTTCCCTATTTTCGCGGCAGCTACACCGACTTCATCAAGCACGTGATTGACCACGGTTCAAAGCGCACCGAGGAGGCAGCCTTACAGGGTCTGAACGAGCTTCAAACCTTGCGCGTGGGGGGGTTTGGGGACATCGTATACAGGCCCGAAATTGTGGAGTGGCTGCTGGAGCATAGCCCCCTGCCTGGGGTGGCTTACCTCGAGGTCATCCAGCGCAACCCAGCCCAGGCCGACGAAGTAGCCCGCCGGGTTGCCCATCGCTTGACGAAGTGGCGCAAACGAAACGGCGCCGTCAGGGTGGGGCTTTCACCGCACACACCTTACAACGTGAGCCCGGCCCTGCTCAAAAAGCTGGTCGAGATTGCCCGGCTCGAGGGCTTCCCCCTGCAAATGCACGTGGCCGAAAGCCCCGATGAAACCCTACTGATGACCCAGGGCACCGGCCCTTTGCAGGAAATTCCGTTGCAGTATGGATTTGCGGCCTACGAGAACCCCCCCGGCCTCACGCCCGTGCGCTACCTGGCCGAACTCGGGGTGCTGGGGCCGCACCTGACGGTGGTGCATGGGGTGCGGGTGGACGAAGAAGAGGTGCAGATGCTGGCCCAGTCGGGTACGAAGGTGGTCGCCTGTCCGCGCAGCAACGAGGGCCTGGCCTGCGGCCAGATGCCCTGGGCACTGTACCTCAAACATCGCCTCGAGCCCGCCCTGGGTACCGACTCGCGCAGCAGCAGCCCTGACCTGGACGTGCGAAACGAGGCACTCTTTTTGTGGGAGCGGGTAGACCCCCGGGTACTGGTGCGGGCTGCTACGCGCAACGGTTACCGGGTGCTGGGGCTGGAAGCACCCCGCATCACCCGCGGAACGCCGGTTTCCCAAGTACAATCCTGGTAG